From the genome of Synchiropus splendidus isolate RoL2022-P1 chromosome 17, RoL_Sspl_1.0, whole genome shotgun sequence, one region includes:
- the LOC128747939 gene encoding rho GTPase-activating protein 35-like, producing MMAKKQDARSPIYNLIVVGLSGTEKEKGQCGVGKSCLCNRFVRSSADDFYLDHTSVLSTSDFGGRVVNNDHFLFWGEVSRLLEEGPECRMHVVEQTEFIDDQTFQPHRSTAMQPYIKRAAATKLASAEKLMYFCTDQLGLEQDFEQKQMPEGKLQVDGFLLCVDVSRGMNRNFDDQLKFVTNLYGQISKTKKPIVLVLTKCDEGVERYIKDAHTFAITKKSLPVVETSARSNINVDLAFLTLVQLIDRGRGKPRIIPYFEALKLQSQQIASAKDRYEWLINRIVKNHNETWLNTSRRMNTSPEYKEYVFLEGTAKCKKLFQQHVYRLKQEHIERRRRSYLSTLPLALSSLVPDLDEIDQLSWSGVQKVLESKQHFAHWFVVLEDSPWEDTSHIDNMEDERIPSDLLETTEAEDIFNTHLEHLRNECRRAELRVEFKQKLMSSPFVTPGKPWEEARSFIMNEEFYQWLEEPEYLDLYNRHQKEIIDRAKEDFQELLLEYSELFYELEVDAKPSKEKMGAIQEVLGEEQRFKALQKLPAERDALVLKHIHFVYHPTKETCPNSPHCVDSKIEQMLASRFPSCYPFFDVKAHFGDTKADRINLVILGKDGLAREFANEIRALCTNDDWYVLDGKMYELTLRPIEGNVRLPVNSFHTPTFTPHGCLCLYNSKESLSYVVESLERVRESTLGRRDSQLAQLQTSLLLVTKRGVGSYVDIGGETALNLITQGQQVARRLQCSFLDPASPGVGYGHNVNESQINQVLRSLLDIRRSTSFSNNSPPLFPEHPGLRDSPHQPAPEADLRVVMCLMCGDGYDVEQLLSPFLMHQHCRPMSNNGTSVLIEQTIAGHKLAIELSLLSYHASFTLRKSRLVHGYFAAYSVARKASLETLCAFLCEVQDIIPVQLLAVGDSQAELTDSDYAREQLIQGEELAHEIEGRFNSVVCGSGGVAGGLHRIEMFHPFLMEVVEKRNIVEATHMYDNVAEACTNENVYSPRCSSPSPVTMYLDSEDDVDPSPPYYDGTLSSHGGGYNIQDLDSSDISVISDIRDFESKLNNKVPPHVRVKPGVTFDYRKVSRNPYIDTLGHRRSLPSAVTWVPGGDVGYDPSDYAEPIDAVSKPRPSNEEIIYSVPHDSTQGKIITIRNSNRMHSNGNGSDSEADSGSLERRRKFSAAGVKPRLYRDRSKRLGKFSSFRSSFIGSDDEMGVLPKCKEEDYGTLKGESLVSEENEDPKKRNILKSLRRTAKKTRPKARPAIPKPMESNYFGVPLASVVSPDRPIPLFIEKCVRFIETTGLNTEGLYRVSGNKSEMESMQRQFEQDHGLDLVEKDFSINTVAGALKSFFSELPEPLVPCALQVDLLDAFKINEREQRLYTMKDVLRRFPRENYDSFRYVMSHLNKVSQLSRLNLMTSENLSICFWPTLMRPDFSTMDALTATRSYQTIIETFIHQCAFFFYNQPLLDSPSGLAGLPASPTTTAYSCYRSSPPHNTPHFSPLQQSPPTTPQSPLQSMLPPLHQHPHSHHHSPAEQETL from the exons ATGATGGCGAAAAAGCAAGATGCCCGCTCGCCCATTTACAACCTCATCGTGGTGGGTTTGTCGGGaacagagaaggagaagggACAGTGTGGGGTTGGAAAGTCCTGCTTGTGTAACAGGTTTGTGCGGTCCAGTGCCGACGACTTCTACCTGGACCACACGTCGGTGTTGAGCACCAGTGACTTTGGGGGTCGAGTGGTTAACAATGACCACTTTCTGTTCTGGGGGGAGGTTTCGCGGCTCCTGGAGGAGGGCCCCGAGTGCAGAATGCATGTCGTGGAGCAAACGGAATTTATCGACGACCAAACCTTTCAGCCGCACCGTAGCACGGCCATGCAGCCGTACATCAAGCGGGCCGCCGCCACCAAGCTGGCCTCGGCGGAGAAGCTCATGTACTTCTGCACGGACCAGCTGGGCCTGGAGCAGGACTTTGAGCAGAAGCAGATGCCTGAAGGCAAGCTGCAGGTCGACGGCTTCTTGTTGTGTGTGGACGTTAGCCGAGGCATGAATCGCAACTTTGATGACCAGCTGAAGTTTGTCACCAACCTTTATGGTCAGATTAGCAAGACAAAGAAGCCCATTGTGCTGGTGCTCACCAAGTGTGACGAAGGGGTGGAACGTTACATCAAAGACGCGCACACGTTTGCCATCACGAAGAAGAGCCTGCCTGTCGTGGAGACCTCGGCGCGTTCCAACATCAACGTCGACCTGGCGTTCCTCACCTTGGTTCAGCTCATCGACAGAGGTCGGGGAAAGCCCAGGATCATTCCCTACTTCGAGGCGCTGaagctgcagagtcagcagATTGCATCCGCTAAGGACCGTTACGAGTGGCTGATCAACCGGATCGTGAAGAACCACAACGAGACCTGGTTAAACACCAGTCGCAGGATGAACACCTCTCCGGAGTACAAAGAGTATGTCTTCTTGGAGGGAACGGCCAAATGCAAGAAGCTCTTCCAGCAGCACGTCTACCGCCTGAAGCAAGAGCACATAGAGAGGCGCCGGAGAAGTTACCTGAGCACTCTGCCTCTAGCACTTAGTTCTTTGGTGCCTGACTTGGATGAGATCGATCAGCTGAGCTGGTCCGGGGTTCAGAAGGTCCTCGAGTCTAAGCAGCACTTTGCCCACTGGTTTGTGGTTTTGGAGGACTCCCCGTGGGAAGACACGTCTCACATCGACAACATGGAGGATGAGCGGATCCCGTCTGACCTTCTGGAGACCACAGAAGCCGAGGATATCTTTAACACCCACCTGGAGCATTTGCGCAACGAGTGCCGACGTGCAGAGCTGCGGGTGGAGTTCAAGCAGAAGCTGATGTCCTCTCCGTTCGTCACGCCCGGAAAGCCGTGGGAGGAGGCCCGCAGCTTCATCATGAACGAGGAGTTCTACCAGTGGCTGGAGGAGCCAGAGTACCTCGACCTCTACAACCGCCACCAGAAAGAGATCATCGACCGCGCCAAAGAGGATTTCCAGGAGCTCTTGCTGGAGTACTCTGAGCTTTTCTATGAGCTGGAGGTCGACGCTAAACCCAGCAAGGAGAAGATGGGAGCCATCCAGGAGGTTTTGGGAGAAGAACAGAGGTTCAAAGCCCTTCAGAAGCTTCCGGCCGAAAGAGATGCCCTAGTGTTGAAACACATCCATTTTGTCTATCACCCAACCAAGGAGACTTGTCCCAACAGTCCCCACTGTGTGGACTCGAAGATTGAGCAGATGCTAGCGTCGCGCTTCCCATCATGCTACCCCTTCTTTGATGTGAAGGCTCATTTCGGGGACACGAAAGCAGACCGGATCAATCTGGTCATTCTTGGGAAGGATGGACTTGCCAGAGAATTCGCCAACGAGATTAGAGCCCTGTGCACCAATGATGACTGGTACGTCTTGGACGGGAAGATGTACGAGCTGACGCTGAGGCCCATCGAGGGCAACGTTCGTCTCCCCGTCAACTCCTTCCACACCCCGACCTTCACGCCACACGGCTGTCTGTGTCTGTACAACTCCAAGGAGTCCCTCTCCTACGTGGTTGAAAGCCTGGAGAGAGTCAGAGAGTCGACGCTCGGGCGGCGGGACAGCCAGCTGGCGCAGCTGCAGACATCGCTGCTGCTGGTCACAAAGAGGGGCGTGGGCTCCTACGTCGATATTGGTGGAGAAACTGCCTTAAACCTCATCACccagggacagcaggtggcacggAGACTGCAGTGTAGCTTCCTGGACCCCGCGTCGCCCGGCGTGGGCTACGGCCACAACGTCAACGAGTCTCAGATCAACCAGGTGCTCAGGAGTCTCTTGGACATCAGGAGGAGCACGTCCTTCAGCAACAACTCCCCTCCCCTGTTTCCGGAGCATCCGGGGCTCAGGGACTCTCCTCATCAGCCCGCCCCCGAAGCAGATCTCCGGGTGGTCATGTGCTTAATGTGCGGGGACGGCTACGACGTGGAGCAACTCTTATCCCCTTTCCTCATGCATCAGCACTGCCGGCCCATGTCCAATAACGGCACCTCAGTTTTGATCGAGCAGACCATCGCGGGGCACAAGCTGGCCATCGAGCTCTCGCTGCTTTCATATCACGCCTCTTTCACTTTGAGAAAGAGCAGGTTGGTGCACGGCTACTTCGCCGCGTACTCCGTCGCTCGCAAGGCCTCGCTGGAGACCTTGTGCGCGTTTCTGTGCGAGGTGCAGGACATCATCCCGGTCCAGCTGCTGGCGGTGGGCGACAGCCAGGCGGAGCTCACGGACAGCGACTACGCCCGCGAGCAGCTGATTCAGGGCGAGGAGCTGGCGCACGAGATCGAGGGCCGCTTCAACAGCGTGGTTTGCGGCTCCGGGGGCGTGGCCGGAGGGCTCCACCGGATCGAGATGTTCCACCCGTTtctgatggaggtggtggagaAGCGCAACATCGTGGAAGCCACGCACATGTACGACAACGTGGCGGAAGCCTGCACCAATGAAAACGTGTACTCGCCTCGCTGCAGCTCCCCCAGTCCGGTCACCATGTACCTGGACTCGGAGGACGACGTGGACCCGTCGCCCCCGTACTACGACGGCACGCTCTCCTCTCACGGTGGGGGCTACAACATTCAGGACTTGGATTCCAGTGACATATCGGTCATTTCTGACATCAGAGACTTTGAGAGTAAACTGAACAACAAGGTGCCGCCTCACGTGAGAGTGAAGCCCGGCGTCACCTTCGACTACCGCAAGGTGAGCAGGAACCCCTACATAGACACGCTGGGCCACCGCCGCTCCCTGCCCTCCGCCGTTACCTGGGTTCCTGGGGGAGACGTGGGCTACGACCCCTCAGACTACGCTGAGCCCATCGACGCCGTGTCCAAACCCCGTCCCAGCAACGAAGAGATCATCTACTCCGTTCCGCACGACAGCACGCAGGGCAAAATCATCACCATCCGCAACTCCAACAGGATGCACTCCAATGGAAATGGGTCCGACAGCGAGGCGGACAGCGGCTCCCTGGAGCGGCGGAGGAAGTTCTCCGCAGCCGGGGTGAAGCCTCGTCTTTACAGAGACCGCTCCAAGCGGCTGGGGAAGTTCAGCAGCTTCCGCAGCAGCTTCATCGGCAGCGACGACGAGATGGGAGTCCTTCCCAAGTGCAAGGAGGAGGACTACGGCACCCTGAAGGGCGAGAGTCTGGTCAGCGAGGAGAACGAAGATCCAAAGAAGAGAAACATCCTGAAGAGCCTTCGCAGGACCGCCAAG AAAACCAGACCAAAAGCCCGACCAGCGATCCCCAAACCCATGGAGAGCAATTATTTCGGGGTCCCCCTGGCCAGCGTGGTGTCCCCAGACAGGCCGATCCCGCTCTTCATTGAGAAGTGCGTCCGCTTCATCGAGACGACAG GCCTGAACACGGAGGGCTTGTACCGCGTCAGCGGGAACAAGTCGGAGATGGAGAGCATGCAGAGGCAGTTCGAGCAGG ATCACGGCTTGGACCTGGTGGAGAAGGACTTCTCCATCAACACTGTGGCCGGAGCCCTGAAGAGCTTCTTCTCCGAGCTGCCTGAGCCCCTGGTGCCTTGCGCCCTGCAGGTGGACCTCCTGGATGCCTTCA agataAACGAGCGCGAGCAGAGGCTCTACACCATGAAGGACGTGCTGCGAAGGTTCCCGCGGGAGAACTACGACTCCTTCAGATACGTCATGAGCCACCTGAACAA GGTCTCCCAGCTGAGTCGGCTGAACCTGATGACCAGCGAAAACCTGTCCATCTGCTTCTGGCCCACCCTCATGAGGCCCGACTTCTCCACCATGGACGCGCTGACGGCCACGCGCAGCTACCAGACAATCATCGAGACCTTCATCCACCAGTGTGCTTTCTTCTTCTACAACCAGCCGCTGCTGGACTCCCCCAGCGGCCTGGCCGGCCTCCCCGCCtcccccaccaccaccgccTACTCCTGCTACCGCTCCTCCCCCCCCCACAACACGCCGCACTTCAGCCCGCTGCAGCAGTCCCCGCCCACCACCCCCCAGTCCCCGCTGCAGTCCATGCTCCCCCCCCTCCACCAGCACCCCCACTCCCACCACCACTCTCCTGCTGAACAAGAGACACTGTGA